The Nocardioides humi genome includes a region encoding these proteins:
- a CDS encoding MerR family transcriptional regulator, translating to MRSSELAQRASVNTETLRYYERRGLLQPPPRTPGGYRDYPPAAVELLRFIKRAQELGFTLDEVEELLHLNAGGPDSCDAARELAQSRRADLETRIVDLQRMHDSLTDLIATCELPAADRACALLDAIAKPTPHQRPGADHD from the coding sequence ATGCGATCCAGTGAGCTGGCCCAGCGCGCCAGCGTGAACACCGAGACGCTGCGCTACTACGAGCGCCGCGGCCTGCTGCAGCCGCCACCACGGACTCCCGGTGGCTACCGCGACTACCCGCCCGCGGCTGTCGAACTGCTGCGGTTCATCAAGCGCGCCCAAGAACTCGGCTTCACCCTGGACGAGGTCGAAGAACTGCTGCACCTCAACGCCGGCGGGCCCGACAGCTGTGACGCAGCCCGAGAACTCGCTCAATCCCGGCGGGCCGACCTCGAGACACGGATCGTGGACCTGCAACGGATGCACGACTCCCTGACCGACCTGATCGCCACCTGCGAACTCCCGGCGGCCGACCGGGCTTGTGCCTTGCTGGACGCGATCGCGAAACCGACACCACACCAACGACCCGGAGCGGATCATGACTAG
- a CDS encoding ATP-binding protein: protein MPTTTRRNRGSGRDMAALLSDFGHDLPTIPTLAPEAKEPRIFKYAPRRGAARRGRGWAPASAPAQAWRMTSDQAPVFWPFVSAPALPPTGAQMGVDQLSGGSFYCDPFGWVLRDDVPATNPNIFQFAKPGSGKSGTTKAFCTRMMPFGYRTLVTGDVKDEYESLCRALGVEPFVIAPGFWARVNPLSMGPLGDAWEKLSAEEAQRRATIIFKRWLVLVRGLVGSMKIDDERRVPFGPDESDVVRNALAILTGYAAGNTVLQETTIPRLWDLLRNPTEELVRACEYANPRVFLDETRLLRNALGELVTGTLAGLFDDFTNIEVDWRAPIQSFSLSRLDGLGDEAVGIALLCMNSWGRGLREIAEPGDLRIVVRDEVWKQMRLGTAAVASFDADLRLSRGMAGKGGDIQFCNLHKPSDLLSVGDADSQAAMIAKDLLELADIKILGAQKPRVARELDSMLGLGPIAQDLVSGWAMQDKGRALWCIGDATYKVQTVLHPLEKKLYYTNEAIEAAG from the coding sequence ATGCCCACCACCACCCGCCGGAACCGTGGCAGCGGCCGCGACATGGCCGCCCTGCTGTCGGACTTCGGCCACGACCTGCCCACGATCCCCACGCTCGCGCCGGAGGCCAAGGAGCCCCGGATCTTCAAGTACGCCCCGCGCCGCGGGGCCGCGCGCCGCGGGCGCGGCTGGGCGCCCGCCTCCGCCCCGGCGCAGGCCTGGCGGATGACCAGCGACCAGGCGCCGGTGTTCTGGCCGTTCGTGTCCGCGCCGGCCCTGCCCCCGACCGGGGCGCAGATGGGCGTCGACCAGCTCTCCGGCGGCTCGTTCTACTGCGACCCATTCGGGTGGGTGCTGCGCGACGACGTGCCGGCGACCAACCCCAACATCTTCCAGTTCGCCAAGCCGGGAAGCGGCAAGTCCGGCACCACCAAGGCGTTCTGCACCCGGATGATGCCGTTCGGCTACCGCACCCTCGTCACCGGCGACGTCAAGGACGAGTACGAGTCGCTGTGCCGCGCGCTCGGTGTCGAGCCCTTCGTCATCGCCCCCGGCTTCTGGGCCCGGGTCAACCCGCTGTCCATGGGGCCGCTCGGCGACGCGTGGGAGAAGCTCTCGGCTGAGGAGGCGCAGCGCCGCGCCACCATCATCTTCAAGCGGTGGCTGGTCCTGGTCCGCGGCCTGGTCGGCTCCATGAAGATCGACGACGAGCGGCGGGTGCCCTTCGGCCCCGACGAGTCCGACGTCGTCCGCAACGCACTGGCGATCCTCACCGGGTACGCCGCCGGCAACACGGTGCTGCAGGAGACGACCATCCCGCGGCTGTGGGACCTGCTCCGCAACCCCACCGAGGAGCTCGTCCGGGCCTGCGAGTACGCGAACCCCCGCGTGTTCCTCGACGAGACCCGGCTGCTGCGCAACGCGCTCGGCGAGCTGGTCACCGGCACCCTGGCCGGCCTCTTCGACGACTTCACCAACATCGAGGTCGACTGGCGCGCCCCGATCCAGTCGTTCAGCCTCTCCCGGCTCGACGGCCTGGGCGACGAGGCCGTGGGCATCGCGCTGCTGTGCATGAACTCCTGGGGCCGCGGCCTGCGGGAGATCGCCGAGCCGGGCGACCTGCGCATCGTCGTGCGCGACGAGGTCTGGAAGCAGATGCGTCTCGGCACCGCCGCGGTGGCGAGCTTCGACGCCGACCTGCGGCTCTCCCGCGGTATGGCCGGCAAGGGCGGCGACATCCAGTTCTGCAACCTCCACAAGCCCTCCGACCTGCTCTCCGTCGGCGACGCCGACTCCCAGGCCGCGATGATCGCCAAGGACCTCCTCGAGCTGGCCGACATCAAGATCCTCGGCGCCCAGAAGCCCCGTGTCGCCCGCGAGCTCGACTCGATGCTCGGGCTCGGCCCGATCGCCCAGGACCTCGTCTCCGGGTGGGCGATGCAGGACAAGGGCCGCGCGCTGTGGTGCATCGGTGATGCCACCTACAAGGTCCAGACGGTGCTCCACCCGCTGGAGAAGAAGCTCTACTACACCAACGAGGCCATCGAGGCCGCAGGTTAG
- a CDS encoding type IV secretion system protein: MTAGDLFHRVTRLGIGALAVLVLTTLLGAAMATQPPAAAAAEPAAATAHIATVETAGQLPARNVKMGCPGPDALCDLGGDAVDCAKDPIDCGKDAAGGVKDGAGNLINGAGDVLDGAAGLLPDGCGILDAICDGGLPGLPGLPGVPGLPGIPGLPNVGDLFGGGIPGLGDIPNPFEAIGDVIAKAAADAWTAAMLAVWNSGLFVLRIVLTFSELFLTPDLRADGPGKDVYAFTLWLALALVVILAMIQLGAAAFKREGKGLARAFIGAGQFVLVCACWFGYCVMIVAACGAITKALMKSLLKVQTWPDWDPLGGLGIDDITDAGVATALAFLGIFLWLAAIGHVLVYLARAASLLVLTATGPLSAAGLVSDFTRSWFWKSLRWFHAAAFTPVLMVMVLGIGVQFANGVAAHLADDTAKAFGTALPAVMTILISVVAPLALFKLLAFVDPGTPSGASFRQGMAIQGGLQGLLSGGGAGGGSSAASTTDGNGRSSGEQSAEASTGDRFNKSTQGVLGSFGPVGQALSTGMGWINSAGAKATSLMSDETNQAGVGQSTYGPDFSNMGGRQSGGQSGGQSGDQSSGTHPGSQNNGDDDPPPNPPMPPAPPTPPTLPTGGAPGGGSGGGQSGSGGAAATPKTPAAGGGGAAGGAGGAGAAAGGIPPVAV; encoded by the coding sequence GTGACCGCCGGCGACCTCTTCCACCGGGTGACCCGGCTGGGCATCGGCGCCCTGGCGGTCCTAGTCCTCACCACGCTCCTCGGGGCGGCCATGGCCACCCAGCCGCCCGCCGCGGCCGCGGCCGAGCCGGCGGCCGCCACGGCGCACATCGCCACGGTCGAGACCGCCGGCCAGTTGCCGGCCCGCAACGTCAAGATGGGCTGCCCCGGCCCCGACGCGCTGTGCGACCTCGGCGGTGACGCCGTCGACTGCGCCAAGGACCCGATCGACTGCGGCAAAGACGCAGCCGGCGGCGTCAAGGACGGAGCTGGCAACCTGATCAACGGCGCCGGGGACGTCCTCGACGGGGCCGCCGGGCTGCTCCCGGACGGCTGCGGCATCCTCGACGCGATCTGCGACGGGGGACTCCCCGGGCTCCCGGGCCTGCCTGGCGTCCCGGGCCTGCCCGGGATCCCCGGCCTCCCGAACGTCGGCGACCTGTTCGGTGGCGGCATCCCGGGCCTCGGCGACATCCCCAACCCGTTCGAGGCGATCGGGGACGTCATCGCCAAGGCCGCGGCCGACGCCTGGACTGCTGCGATGCTCGCGGTCTGGAACTCGGGCCTGTTCGTGCTGCGCATCGTGCTCACGTTCAGCGAGCTGTTCTTGACCCCCGACCTGCGCGCCGACGGACCAGGGAAGGACGTCTACGCCTTCACCCTCTGGCTCGCGCTCGCCCTGGTGGTCATCTTGGCGATGATCCAGCTCGGTGCCGCGGCCTTCAAGCGCGAGGGCAAGGGGCTCGCGCGGGCATTCATCGGCGCCGGCCAGTTCGTCTTGGTCTGCGCCTGCTGGTTCGGCTACTGCGTGATGATCGTCGCCGCGTGCGGCGCCATCACCAAGGCGCTGATGAAGTCGCTGCTCAAGGTGCAGACCTGGCCTGACTGGGACCCCCTGGGCGGCCTCGGCATCGACGACATCACCGACGCCGGCGTGGCCACCGCGCTCGCCTTCCTCGGCATCTTCCTGTGGCTGGCCGCGATCGGGCACGTCCTGGTCTACCTGGCCCGCGCGGCGTCGCTGCTCGTGCTGACCGCCACCGGCCCGCTCTCGGCGGCCGGGCTGGTCTCCGACTTCACCCGCTCCTGGTTCTGGAAGAGCCTGCGGTGGTTCCACGCCGCGGCGTTCACCCCGGTGCTGATGGTGATGGTGCTGGGCATCGGCGTGCAGTTCGCCAACGGCGTCGCCGCCCACCTCGCCGACGACACCGCCAAGGCGTTCGGCACCGCCCTGCCGGCGGTGATGACGATCCTGATCAGCGTCGTCGCGCCGCTGGCCCTGTTCAAGCTCCTGGCCTTCGTCGACCCCGGCACCCCCAGCGGAGCGTCGTTCCGGCAGGGCATGGCCATCCAGGGCGGCCTACAGGGCCTGCTCAGCGGCGGCGGTGCCGGCGGCGGCTCCTCGGCCGCGTCGACCACCGACGGCAACGGCCGCTCCTCGGGGGAGCAGAGCGCCGAGGCCTCGACCGGCGACCGGTTCAACAAGTCCACCCAGGGCGTGCTCGGCAGCTTCGGCCCGGTCGGGCAGGCGCTGTCGACCGGCATGGGCTGGATCAACTCCGCCGGCGCCAAGGCCACCTCCCTGATGTCGGACGAGACCAACCAGGCCGGCGTCGGGCAGAGCACCTACGGCCCCGACTTCAGCAACATGGGCGGCCGCCAGTCCGGTGGCCAGTCGGGTGGCCAGTCCGGCGACCAGAGCAGTGGCACGCACCCCGGCTCCCAGAACAACGGCGACGACGACCCGCCCCCGAACCCGCCCATGCCGCCGGCACCGCCGACTCCGCCGACGCTGCCCACCGGTGGCGCACCGGGCGGCGGCTCGGGTGGCGGCCAGAGCGGTTCCGGAGGAGCCGCAGCGACGCCCAAGACTCCCGCCGCCGGTGGCGGGGGAGCGGCCGGAGGTGCCGGCGGGGCTGGTGCGGCCGCCGGCGGGATCCCGCCGGTGGCGGTGTAG
- a CDS encoding DUF3732 domain-containing protein, with amino-acid sequence MSFQLSRIILFPHGDREPRVVPFKTNALNIITGDSGTGKSAIIDIVDYCLASGECRVADGVIRDNVSWYAVELVVGESRVLVARRGPEAGRPASNDVCVLYDQTDLPAAGSLEPVTNVPGLEALLTELAGIPRTADPDGRLAPTYSATIRHASRLLFQSQNEISSNTLLFHRQSDDFVKASIRDTLPFFLGAVDADDLALARRLVDRRRELRRVQQQVRELEDLADVEGSRASMLLLEGIDLGAIEPVDAQTPAGESVPRHEAIARLQGVTIDDADDREIDAGATTDRLNTRRRTLRDQARTLREDYQATQEQLAETRDFYDARSSFDSAAADQIERLRLGAEVTEGAPALHECPMCSSELDQTLPAHADVLASLRSLEQTVTAFSQDPPQLRALAEDLAGRASDLRRQMVEVTAQLEALDLEQRRLQGNVDQRDQRLLWFGRVSLFLESVAEETRLADLRLRVSRLQTEIQELEERVGPGAVRDRMASIVSRLSQTMTASAAPLDLEWSNYPIRFDARELTVVVDGPNGPIPLRRVGSGEAWVAYHMVTHLALHQQYARAARPVPHMLFLDQPSQVYFPRESDTVTVAEERIGDMAAAERLLRVAYEATQGDAGFQVIMTEHAEIDEDWFRESLVEDWHEGRALIPAEWL; translated from the coding sequence GTGAGCTTCCAACTGAGCAGGATCATCCTCTTCCCGCACGGTGACCGCGAACCACGTGTCGTGCCCTTCAAGACGAACGCGCTCAACATCATCACCGGCGACTCCGGCACCGGAAAGTCCGCGATCATCGACATCGTCGACTACTGCCTTGCCAGCGGCGAGTGCCGCGTCGCCGACGGTGTGATCCGCGACAACGTCTCCTGGTACGCCGTCGAGCTCGTCGTGGGTGAGTCGCGCGTCCTCGTCGCCCGCCGCGGACCCGAAGCCGGCCGCCCTGCTTCCAACGATGTATGCGTCCTGTACGACCAGACCGATCTTCCGGCCGCCGGTTCGCTCGAGCCGGTCACCAATGTCCCAGGACTGGAAGCGCTGCTGACCGAGCTCGCCGGCATTCCTCGCACAGCCGACCCGGACGGACGCCTGGCACCGACCTACAGCGCCACCATCAGGCACGCCTCGCGGCTGCTGTTCCAGAGTCAGAACGAGATCAGCAGTAACACCTTGCTCTTCCATCGCCAGAGCGACGACTTCGTCAAGGCGTCGATCCGCGACACCCTTCCGTTCTTCCTTGGGGCGGTAGACGCCGATGACCTAGCCCTGGCCCGCCGCTTGGTCGACCGCCGCCGCGAACTCCGCCGCGTCCAACAGCAAGTCAGGGAGCTCGAAGACCTCGCTGACGTCGAAGGATCTCGGGCCTCGATGCTTCTCCTCGAAGGCATCGACCTGGGGGCCATCGAGCCGGTCGACGCTCAGACGCCAGCAGGCGAGTCGGTTCCTCGACATGAGGCCATTGCCCGCCTCCAAGGCGTCACCATCGACGACGCTGACGACCGTGAGATCGACGCCGGCGCAACCACCGACCGGCTCAACACGCGACGTCGAACGCTTCGAGACCAAGCGCGAACCCTTAGAGAGGACTACCAAGCCACTCAGGAGCAGCTCGCCGAAACCCGCGACTTCTACGACGCCCGCTCAAGTTTCGACAGCGCTGCGGCGGACCAGATCGAGCGGTTACGACTCGGGGCTGAGGTCACAGAGGGAGCACCGGCACTCCACGAGTGCCCTATGTGCTCCTCCGAGCTCGACCAAACTCTGCCGGCACATGCCGACGTGCTGGCCTCGCTTCGCAGTCTCGAACAGACTGTTACGGCGTTCTCTCAGGACCCGCCGCAGTTGCGCGCCTTGGCAGAGGATCTCGCCGGCCGCGCGAGTGACCTGCGGCGTCAGATGGTTGAGGTCACGGCGCAACTCGAGGCGCTTGACCTCGAGCAGCGCCGCCTGCAGGGCAACGTCGACCAGCGCGATCAGCGACTCCTCTGGTTCGGACGGGTCTCTCTGTTCCTCGAGTCCGTGGCCGAGGAGACCCGGCTGGCGGATCTGCGCCTTCGAGTCTCTCGACTACAGACCGAGATTCAGGAGCTCGAAGAGAGGGTGGGGCCTGGCGCAGTACGTGACCGAATGGCCTCCATCGTCTCTCGGCTTTCCCAGACCATGACTGCATCTGCCGCGCCTTTGGATCTCGAATGGTCGAACTATCCAATTCGGTTTGACGCGCGAGAGCTCACGGTAGTCGTCGACGGCCCCAACGGTCCCATCCCGCTGCGCCGCGTCGGCAGCGGTGAGGCGTGGGTGGCGTACCACATGGTCACCCATCTTGCGCTGCACCAGCAGTACGCGAGGGCGGCCCGACCAGTGCCGCACATGCTCTTCCTCGACCAGCCAAGCCAGGTCTACTTCCCGCGTGAATCCGACACCGTGACCGTCGCGGAAGAGCGCATCGGAGATATGGCCGCGGCAGAGCGACTGCTACGAGTCGCGTACGAGGCCACTCAAGGCGATGCCGGATTCCAGGTGATCATGACCGAGCACGCTGAAATCGACGAGGACTGGTTCCGCGAGAGTCTCGTCGAGGATTGGCACGAGGGTCGTGCACTCATCCCAGCCGAGTGGCTCTAG
- a CDS encoding three component ABC system middle component gives MTMLPPWETRVREEANLFNPYFLAVTIRQAARAYETARGEGLPWPLPFLCVPLLLHEHSRQQLPYNSRTDLVVWLADHPDIRFLTPGRVRLLRPHVREALLVGVREGILTINRPELTIGQGPTRLTQTRLDRTGAVAGEILKEATKLGRWLARNGTWQYQLTLWG, from the coding sequence ATGACGATGCTGCCGCCGTGGGAAACACGGGTGCGCGAGGAGGCGAACCTCTTTAACCCGTACTTTCTCGCGGTCACCATCCGGCAGGCGGCGCGCGCCTACGAAACCGCCCGTGGTGAGGGACTTCCCTGGCCACTCCCGTTCCTTTGCGTGCCGCTGCTCCTCCACGAGCACTCACGTCAGCAGCTCCCCTACAACTCGCGCACTGATCTCGTAGTTTGGCTGGCCGACCACCCCGACATCCGGTTCCTCACACCCGGCCGCGTGAGGCTGCTCCGCCCGCATGTCCGTGAAGCGCTCCTCGTCGGGGTGCGCGAGGGAATCTTGACCATCAACCGGCCGGAGCTGACGATCGGCCAAGGGCCGACGCGACTGACACAGACACGTCTCGACCGCACCGGCGCCGTCGCTGGCGAGATTCTGAAGGAAGCCACCAAGCTTGGGCGCTGGCTGGCGCGCAACGGCACTTGGCAATACCAGCTGACCCTCTGGGGGTGA
- a CDS encoding ABC-three component system protein encodes MSSDPFSAAASALGYLYQCKYSLLAALERMDGSPLLVEIETLDDVTFPQGAEPMELLQLKHHQGERRPDLTTANTDLWSTLRVWCTRLVAGELSDDACLFLITTAGCADDSAPALLGISDRDVEKAEELLLDYAKTSDAVSTQAARKAFRDLKRAQRLSLLDRVRIISEAPEIDGLDDRLNQRLRFVRPSKVDYVRERMVEWWYARCAEHLSKKRPGAINSIEIDLKIESLSDALTADNLPIDVPEPSDADLGDVGDSIFARQLSLLPVSGTRVLQAAKDYMQAFSQRSRWLGAELLTVGDLADYESDLVSEWRRRFTVMCDEIGPAAAEEEMQREAKQFYKWFELEADFPIRPRCTAAFVTRGSFHILSDQMRVGWHPNFESILSTAIGESTA; translated from the coding sequence TTGAGCTCGGACCCTTTCAGCGCGGCGGCATCGGCACTGGGCTACTTGTACCAGTGCAAGTACTCGCTGTTGGCTGCGCTGGAGCGTATGGACGGTTCACCGCTCCTGGTGGAGATCGAGACCCTCGACGACGTCACTTTCCCTCAAGGCGCGGAGCCGATGGAGCTCCTGCAACTCAAGCACCACCAAGGCGAGCGACGTCCGGATCTGACGACCGCCAACACGGACCTGTGGTCGACACTCCGGGTGTGGTGCACACGGCTGGTCGCAGGTGAGTTGTCCGACGACGCATGCCTGTTCCTCATCACGACAGCGGGATGTGCCGATGACTCCGCGCCCGCGCTGCTGGGCATCTCAGACCGAGACGTCGAGAAGGCTGAAGAGCTGCTCCTCGATTACGCCAAGACCAGCGACGCCGTGTCGACCCAAGCAGCCCGCAAGGCGTTCCGTGACCTCAAACGCGCCCAGCGCCTGAGCCTGCTCGATCGCGTCCGCATCATCTCCGAAGCCCCCGAGATCGACGGGCTCGACGATCGACTGAACCAGCGCTTGCGTTTCGTCCGGCCGAGCAAGGTCGATTATGTCCGTGAACGGATGGTTGAGTGGTGGTACGCACGCTGCGCCGAACACTTGAGCAAGAAGCGGCCGGGAGCCATTAACTCGATCGAGATCGACCTGAAGATCGAGTCACTCAGTGACGCGTTGACGGCGGACAATCTCCCCATCGACGTGCCCGAGCCATCTGACGCCGACCTGGGCGATGTCGGCGACAGCATTTTCGCCCGGCAACTCTCGCTGCTACCAGTCTCTGGCACCCGGGTACTGCAAGCAGCAAAGGACTACATGCAGGCCTTCAGCCAGCGCTCACGCTGGCTCGGGGCCGAGCTGCTCACCGTGGGCGACCTTGCTGACTACGAGTCCGACCTCGTGAGCGAGTGGCGGCGCCGGTTCACCGTGATGTGCGATGAGATCGGCCCGGCCGCTGCTGAAGAAGAGATGCAACGCGAGGCGAAGCAGTTCTACAAGTGGTTTGAGCTCGAGGCCGACTTTCCCATCCGCCCACGGTGCACCGCGGCCTTCGTCACCCGCGGCTCGTTCCACATCCTCAGCGACCAGATGCGCGTCGGTTGGCACCCCAACTTCGAGAGCATCTTGTCCACTGCAATCGGAGAGAGCACAGCATGA
- a CDS encoding PIN domain-containing protein gives MSGTGDHLAETLRSAANATHSVSGGATDVVDGYLRWAADQIRMLQGMLSPSDLDRLITTPRYWATQADRTSVLTTVNVITDELQHRRRVLEATADAVAQQAEAWSPNDGQFTNYVLIDTNFWMEKTSRDLDALDWHQALADATGLSHPAMQDELRIVVPLLVIDELDEKSHRRDTRPKVLGATKFLYNLLADNPGKPRQIRDETPARGAVTAQLLFDPLSHRRLPNNDDELVERLLVLRDFIGHPASQMFFLTQDGGAAFRAGASGLMPRHAPTPPRTKGD, from the coding sequence ATGAGCGGCACAGGCGACCACCTGGCCGAGACGCTACGGTCGGCCGCGAACGCCACCCACTCGGTGTCCGGGGGCGCAACCGACGTCGTCGACGGCTATCTGCGCTGGGCGGCCGACCAGATCCGCATGCTTCAGGGAATGCTCTCCCCCAGCGATCTGGACCGGTTGATCACCACCCCGCGCTACTGGGCGACGCAGGCGGACAGGACCTCTGTCCTCACCACCGTCAACGTGATCACCGACGAGCTCCAGCATCGCCGGCGGGTACTCGAGGCGACTGCGGATGCCGTCGCGCAGCAAGCCGAGGCGTGGTCGCCAAACGACGGTCAGTTCACCAACTACGTGTTGATCGACACCAACTTTTGGATGGAGAAGACCTCCAGGGATCTCGATGCCCTGGACTGGCACCAAGCGCTCGCCGACGCCACCGGGCTCAGTCACCCGGCAATGCAGGACGAGCTGCGGATCGTGGTCCCGCTGTTGGTGATCGACGAACTCGATGAGAAGTCACACCGCCGCGACACACGTCCGAAGGTCCTCGGTGCCACCAAGTTCCTCTACAACCTGCTGGCTGACAATCCAGGCAAGCCGCGCCAGATCCGTGATGAGACGCCCGCGCGGGGCGCCGTAACTGCGCAACTCCTGTTCGACCCGTTGAGCCACCGACGGCTGCCAAACAACGATGACGAGTTGGTCGAGCGTCTGCTCGTGCTGCGCGACTTCATCGGCCACCCGGCGAGTCAGATGTTCTTTCTCACCCAAGACGGGGGTGCCGCGTTCCGTGCCGGCGCCTCCGGGCTGATGCCGCGGCATGCACCTACCCCACCAAGGACCAAGGGAGACTGA
- a CDS encoding DUF2188 domain-containing protein: MADKKNIHTVPTEDGWANRREGGKRASSTHDTKAEAQAAGRAAAKKDGVEHLIHKKDGKIGERNSYGNDPHPPKG, translated from the coding sequence ATGGCCGACAAGAAGAACATTCACACGGTGCCGACCGAGGACGGGTGGGCCAACCGCCGCGAGGGTGGAAAGCGCGCTTCGAGTACGCACGACACCAAGGCCGAGGCGCAGGCGGCCGGTCGCGCAGCGGCGAAGAAGGATGGCGTCGAGCACCTGATTCACAAGAAGGACGGCAAGATCGGAGAGCGCAACTCATACGGCAACGACCCTCACCCGCCGAAGGGCTGA
- the lpdA gene encoding dihydrolipoyl dehydrogenase — MTERYDTLVIGGGMAGLPLALRAARHGSVAFVEKERLGGTCLNRGCIPTKTMIASAALAHQIRRAQEYGIKVAAPAVDLPAVVARKDAIIDTIRNGSYKAVAKADRLDLYPAEGRFVAPRRLRMGGTEIEADKVFLVTGMRTTRPPIDGLDTTPHYTSRTLLDLTELPEHLIVVGGGYIGTEFAQMFARFGSRVTVIQRADRLLPGEDPDISAAMAAGFDADGLTVLTATTCTAVEGEPGRIRVGCQGDESGEITGTHLLIAAGRTPNTDHLGVEHLGLEPDEQGFLPVDDQLKTPVEGVWALGDIRGGPMFTHTARHDADIAYRTTFRNQDRSIAGRIVPHAVFTDPEVGSVGMTEPAARAAGFDVLIGRQDFTGVVKARAIGNTRGLVKFVVDAATDQILGCHIAGPEGGNLVHEAVIAMTCGASYSDLANAIHIHPTLAEGVNTAAGGVHREIGT; from the coding sequence ATGACCGAACGCTACGACACCCTGGTGATCGGCGGCGGCATGGCCGGGCTCCCCCTGGCCCTGCGTGCGGCCCGGCACGGGAGTGTCGCCTTCGTCGAGAAGGAGAGGCTCGGCGGGACCTGCCTGAACCGAGGCTGCATCCCCACAAAGACGATGATCGCCTCGGCTGCCCTGGCCCACCAGATCCGCCGGGCTCAGGAGTACGGCATCAAGGTCGCGGCGCCCGCCGTCGACCTCCCCGCCGTCGTGGCCCGCAAGGACGCGATCATCGACACCATCCGCAACGGCTCCTACAAGGCGGTCGCCAAGGCCGACCGGCTCGACCTCTACCCCGCCGAGGGACGCTTCGTGGCACCTCGCCGGCTGCGGATGGGCGGCACCGAGATCGAGGCCGACAAGGTCTTCCTAGTCACCGGGATGCGAACCACCCGCCCACCCATCGACGGCCTCGATACGACGCCGCACTACACCTCGCGCACCCTGCTGGACCTGACCGAGCTGCCCGAGCACCTGATCGTGGTGGGCGGCGGCTACATCGGTACCGAGTTCGCCCAGATGTTCGCCCGCTTCGGCTCCCGGGTCACCGTCATTCAGCGTGCCGACCGGCTACTACCTGGCGAGGACCCCGACATCTCCGCAGCCATGGCGGCCGGATTCGACGCCGACGGGCTCACCGTGCTCACCGCCACGACATGCACCGCGGTCGAAGGCGAGCCCGGTCGGATCCGGGTCGGCTGCCAGGGCGACGAGTCCGGCGAGATCACCGGAACCCACCTGCTCATCGCCGCCGGCCGCACCCCCAACACCGACCACCTCGGCGTGGAGCACCTCGGCCTCGAGCCCGACGAGCAGGGGTTCCTGCCCGTCGACGACCAGCTGAAGACTCCTGTCGAGGGGGTGTGGGCGCTCGGCGACATCCGCGGCGGCCCGATGTTCACCCACACCGCCCGCCACGACGCCGACATCGCCTACCGCACCACCTTCCGCAACCAGGACCGCTCCATTGCTGGCCGGATCGTGCCGCACGCGGTCTTCACCGACCCCGAGGTCGGTTCCGTCGGGATGACCGAGCCGGCCGCCCGGGCCGCCGGCTTCGACGTGCTGATCGGCCGACAGGACTTCACCGGGGTCGTCAAAGCGCGTGCCATCGGCAACACCCGCGGCCTGGTCAAGTTCGTCGTCGACGCCGCCACCGACCAGATCTTGGGCTGCCACATCGCCGGCCCCGAGGGCGGGAACCTGGTCCACGAGGCGGTTATCGCGATGACCTGCGGCGCCAGCTACAGCGACCTCGCGAACGCCATCCACATCCACCCCACCCTGGCCGAGGGGGTCAACACCGCTGCTGGCGGCGTCCACCGCGAGATCGGCACCTGA